From the Capra hircus breed San Clemente chromosome 14, ASM170441v1, whole genome shotgun sequence genome, the window TAAGAGTCGCCAGGACAGAGAGGGAGCTTCAGAGGCGAGTGTCATAACCAGTGTgtgacagagaaagagacagagctgCCGTCTGTGCGCCTGCCTGCGCTGCCCAGCCCGAGACGCACGTCTGTGAGCCCAGCTGGGGTCGGGTGCTGAAACACAGAgctggggagagggctggggcTTAGCGGCTCAGAGACAGCCCGAGAAGCCAAGTGCCGTTGTTAGGTGGGGGGTGAGGGCCCGCCGGAGCAGCCTCTTTCCTCCCTGCACCAGCCGCCGTCCCGGCAGGCTCTGGGATCAGGTGCCAGAGAGTTGCCCAACGTAGGAAGCAGAGCTCAGGTCTCCCTGTGGCTGTGCCAGACGCAGACGGACACCCGCACTGCCAGCCTTGTAAACTAAGCTGCAGGATGtggttcagtcacccagttgtgtctgactctacaccTACACTGCCTGCTTTGTAAACTCAGCGCTGCGCAACATCCAGGTGGAAAAGAGGTGCTTCCGTGGCTGAGATGGAGCTACTCTTGGCAGCTGTGGGCTTCCTGAGTGCGTCCCTGGGGGGCTAGGCTGGGACAAGGTCTGGGCTGCCTCCGTCGGTCCCCGACGGTCCAGGTGCGTGACTCTGCGCTCCTGGGACTTCACTAGAGTGGATCTGTGCGGGTGGCCTCGTGAGCCCGCACACTGGTGACAGTGCAGAGCACTCTCCCGGCGGACAGCTCTGGTAGAGGAATACTCAGTGGCTCTTCTCCTGGTGGAAGTGCTCCAATTCTGCCTACCTCACACCACAGCTAAGACAGGTGACTCAGAAATGGATCTGGGGGCCTCTACTCCAATAACCAGGGAACAGACTCTGTCCCCAACAGGGCTGTGGCAACCACAGAGCAAAGAGGAGGCCCCACTCGACATCCACTACAGACTGGTCATCACATCAGTCAGACTCCTCACCAAAGGGATATTAAGGCCAAGACACACCAAGGAGAGGCAGCAGGCATTCATACTAAACACAGGCCTcacatcaaaaatattaaatccATGCAGACTCCACAGGAACAGTCCCACACATCCCTCCAAGATCACAGTAAATAACTGTTTCTCCTAAACTCAGAGTAAGAGAAATACAAGTAAAATGAACCAGGACCACTCGCAGTTAAAAAATCAAGAGTACTCCCCTGAAAGAACAATGAAACAGATCTCTTCAGTCTGACAGACACCAAGTTCAAAAAGGAgataatgaaaatactgaaggaaTTAGGAAAGTCTATGAATAGAAATGCAgattactgtaaaaaaaaaaaaaaggaactacaAACTATAAAGAAGAgccaagaaaaatcagaaaactcaTTTGCCAAGATGAAAGCTAAACTAAAAGGCAGTGAAGAGCAGACTGAATACTGCAGAACAAATAAGTGACCTGGTAGATTGCATAGAAATCACCCAATTAGAACAGCAGACAAAAAGCCagataggaggaaaaaaaaaaatgaaagcattatgagactggttcagttcagttcagtcgctcagtcgggtccgactcttagcgaccccatgaactgcagcacgccaggcctccctgtccatcaccaactctgggagtccacccaaacccatgtccattgagtcagtgatgccatccaaccatctcatcctctgtcgtccccttctcctcctgccctcaatctttcccagcatcagggtcttttcctcatcctctgtcgtccccttctcctcctgccctcaatctttcccagcatcagggtcttttccaatgagtcagctcttcgcatcaggtggtcaaagtattggagtttcagcttcaacatcagtcctaccaatgagaCCGGCAGGATAATATAAAAGTGTGCCAATCTACACATGGGAattccagaaggaaaagaaagcgaaaaggaggttttaaaaaaaatgtattctaagAAATTATGGCCAACAACCTCCCAAACCTAAGGAAAGAAACAGATATCCAGGTACAGGAAGCAAAGAGCCCTTCAGtattttttctgaccacaatgacatgaaactagaaatcaactgcagaaaaagaaatgaggggaaaaaatggtTACACGGAGACTAAAACAACATGCTGTCAGAAAACCAATGAGTCAAagatgaaatcaaagaagaaactaaaaaataccttgagacaaatgacaatgaaaacacacccATACAAAATTTATGGAATACAGCAAAGGCAGTTGTTAGAGGGAAGTACATAGTGACAGAGGCCTTCCtcgaaaaaatgagaaaaatctcaATCTTACCTATCAcctaaaagaatctgaaaaagaacaaaatctaaagacagcagaaggaaaaaaataatgaagatcaGAGAGGAgacaaataagattttttaaaaattgaaaaaaatcaataaagccaaGAGCTGGTTTATTGAAAGGGTGCTCAGTCGCACCCAACTCTGtgggcccatggactgcagcctgccagtcttccctgtccatggggtttcccaggcaagagtactggagtgagttgccattcactcctccagcagatcctcccaacccagggatcgaacccaggtctcctgcactgcaggcagcttctttaccactgcgccacctgggaagcccttggaagGGTAAACATGGACAAATCTCTAGTCATGCTCaccagaaaaaagagaaaacccagTAAGAGAACGAGGCCTTCCCTGctggtacagtgggtaagaatccacctgtcaacacAGGGGATATGAGTTGGATCCTTGGACAGGGGAGACAGCATAAGCCAGAGCAACTacgcctgtgtgccacaactgctgaagccaatggaccgagagcctgtgctccccaacaaagTTGCCGCAGTGAGGCCACAAACCGCAACTGGAGTAGCCCTTGCTCTcctgcaactagacaaagccaGTACCCGGCGACAAAGATCCAGTGTAACCaaagtcaaaaataataaaaacaaaggaagaaatgaaaaagaagtaacAACCGATACCgcaatggaacagaatacagagccccaaaataaacctACCTATCTATAGTcaatcggggcttccctggttggctcAGACgctttcaatgtgggagacctgagtttgatccctgggtcaggaagatcccctggaaggaacagctagctacccactgcagtattctcacctggagaattccatggacagcaaagcccggtgggctacagtccatggggtcacaaagagacaaaacTAAGATACCAATATGCTGACTTTAAGTTCAGCAAATACTCGACTTTTTGGATAGTGTATTGAAGGcattcacatctcctgtgtctcattCCTTTATCATCAAAAACTGCCTTCACACATTGACTGACTCTAAAGTCAAAAAAACATTTCTAACACTTCTGCAAACTTAGAACCCAACACGTCCTGAGTATACCCCATCAGCAATATTCAACTCTATAAATCTGAGTCACCATTTTCCCCTAATTCCTTTCAGTGTTTCAAAGGGTATTATTAGTGAGAAAAGGGTTACACACGACATACTTGGGAGATGTAGTATGTGGTATCCCCCCAATCTGAACGTCAAACCTACTTCACAGTACATCTTTTAGGactgaaaatatataaaacacactTTGCGAAACTGTGAAACACTTTAGATCTGAGAATATTCTGAAGTTGTCCTAAGTATATTTTTCCTACAAAGGCTTCCCAGTGACAGACTTATTCGCTTCAACTCtaaaattattgcagatggtgactgcagtcatgaaaattAAGACagttgatccttggaagaaaagctatgaacaaccttgACACTATAcaaaaaagcagggacattactttgccaacaaaggtccgtctagtcaaaggtgtttttccaatagtcatgtctGGTTATGAAAATTGGAGCATTTAGAAAGCTGAGGggtgaggaactgatgcttttgaactgcggtgctggagaagactcttgagagtcccttggactgcaaggagatcaaaccagtcaatcctaaaggaagtcaggcctaaatattcattggaaggactgatgctgaaactccaatacctgatgtgacgaactgactcattggaaaagaccctgatgctgggaaagactgaaggtaggagaaggggccgacaagaggataagatggacatgagtttgagtaagctccgggagttggtgacggacagggaagcctggcgtgctgtagtccatggggtcgcagtcagatacgactaagtgactgaactgaaccgtacTACTACAAACCCTTAAGTAAGACCTTGCTTCATTAAAGTTCAATAGAACTTCTCTCACCCTGTGAAAATCTGGAGGTGGAAGGAACGTATTTCACTTAATCCTCTTTGCTACTCAGATTCAGTGGATTTAAGGTGGACTGTAAAACTGCAGTGCTGGTTAGATTCTGGGTATTGACCCTTGTTGCCTCTGACATACTCAACAAAATGACAATACCAGAGACTTCTCTAGTGATCCAGTGGTGAGGAATTTGCctggcaatgcaagggacacaggtttgatccctggtcgtgGAACTAAGATTCGACATGCCGCAATTAAGTCTGTGTGCCTAACTGCcactaagacccaacgcagccaaataaacattttaaaaagagacagcaATATCCTGGGACTGAAATTATGAAaactaagttttaaaaatcaagtacTGGAAAGGAATTCAGTGCACTCCCTTTACAAAAACAGGGAAAGTGAAACTGGGATACTGGGCTCTTAACCCACAAGTTTTACCACTGTATCTTGATGCCCCATCCTCACTAATCTAgcttcaggcaagtatactgggacaagaagaaataaaagtaaataaataactgcAACGAATACAGTGTTTTTAAAACAAGCTCTGGccagttttattaaagaaaaattgtaCATGATTTACTTTTCACCAGTCTGTTCTGGCATGCTTCTAATAATATCAGAAtcacctaaaaaataaaacacaggaatTTTTACAACTTATTTAGTGGCAACTGGTAATCATCAAACTAGCAATGGTTATCTTCAAAAGTTATCACACTAGCTGTGCTACCATTTCTCAAGGTTGATCAGATACCTGGAGTCACAGACATTTCCCACACAAGATGTGTCATGTAAATCACACTTGGTATATCACCAGCATTTATAAAACCAGACCTAGGCAAAGAACTAGGTCTGGGGACACATGCATGGTCTTAATATAGCGAATGTTTAGCCCGCCctgattattaaaaaaatcagaacagcGAGAATATTCGCAGTAGCTTCATGAATTAGAAATTCTTAAGTTCAAAACATGATGTGTATTTGTAGgcccttttttccccctcaatctAATTTTATCCATCTATTCTCAGGCAGCCAGTAAGGACTGCTTTCTTCTACTGTTTCACCTGATTATTCTCCCCCTTTATAATTTCACCTTTTACCAAGGCCCTAAGATGTAATTTCTTAGGTGCGGTATGAAATTAAACTCATGATCTCAAAGTAAAAAGAATTTCATTTATAACAAAGATAATTATGTATTGACATTCACTACTAACTCTCCATGACATAAGCCTGCAGGATATCCCTTGCTACATGCAAATTCTCAGTAACTGAACTTAGGAACCAAAGACATTTGTATAGGAAGAAATCCTTGTATTAGATCATAAAGGAAAAAGACTTATTTTATGACTGGAAAAGCATACCTGGATCAATGATAGCCAGTGTGCATACTCTGTAGTATTTTCCACATGCTGTGCCCAATTCAATATTATTGCCACTGTAGTGATGGACACCAGTTTTGGCCAACATGGCGTAATACTCTAtttcagatttcctttaggaattaaaaaaaaaaaggcaaataaacacCATACCAACTGACACAGATTAAATGTTACTTCTCTCATTAGTTCCAATGTTGTAAGACCTTCAAACAGTAAGCCATTTattcttcttaaaaatatattcattatccAACACCAACCATCCTTTGGATCCTCTACAGTATATATTTGTGCTCATGGAAAAAAAGAGGGTACAGAATAAAATTTTGCTTAGCATTTACTACCTGCCAGACACTGTACAGAATTCCCACGACAATGTCTAAGCCATTTCTATCACCCTCTGGTGCTCTGAGTCCTAGATGGAGAGTTATAGAACAGGTATACCTCAGATACTGCAGATTCCTTCCAGACGATTGCAATAAatcaaatattgcaataaagctaGCCACAGGAATTTGTTAATTTCCAAGTGCATATGAAAGTTGTTAGACCTATTATGTAGCCTCTAAGTGTTcaacagcattatgtctaaaacagAACCCCAATGTAcatacataaattaaaatattttattgcaaacaaaaaaaacccccaacCATCACCTGAACCTTCAGGGAATTGTagcagtaacatcaaagatcacaaaTTACAACAAAGAAAAAGTCGGCACCTACAGACTTATACAATCCAagattgccacaaaccttcaatttgtattaaaaacaaagagCAACTATGAAGTGAAGAAAAGctaaatgcaataaaataacaGGCATGCCATAGCCTTGCACTTGCCCAATTAACATTTTTTGTGACCACCAAGTAGGTAGAGAGCCATCAAgaagcttgttaaaaatgcatcAGGCCCCAATCCAGATCCATTAAATCTGAACTTGCATTTAAACCAAATTACTTGAGACTGTATGTACATTCATGCTGAAAGGCACTGCTCTAATAGGTAAGTGTGAACTGTCTGAAGTAAGACCAAAGTTTTGGGATGAGATGCAAGAGAGCTCTCCAGTCTTTGCCCATTTGGTACAGACACCCTGTATGAAATGCTCCGAGGTTATGCATTACCATAGAAAACCAACAAGCACAGGGCTGAAAATATGGTTGATACTCTGCATGGTCCAACTTGAACTTATGTACACCTCATAAGATCAGTTTCAAAACAGTGAATCAGGGAAAAACTGGGTGAACTGGGAGCGTGTAGATTCACAGGCCAGCCTGAACTCTTCTATCTTAGCTTCTCTATACTACAAGTAATTCATAAAATGAAGTCCCTTTAAAACACCTCAAAGTAGAAAGAACAAGCAAAAAAAGGCAGGACTTAAGGAAAAGCCACTTACGTTTCTGCACTACCCTCAAACTTTGCccttctttgatttctgtcacACATTTCTCCTAAGGAGAACCACATAGGAAAGACTATGAAGGGGAGAAAAATCAAGAGCCAAACACAACAGAAACCCTTAAATTATCCTGCAAATGTGTCCCTGTAATACAAATTCTACCTGACATCCAGTTCACGCTACCCAGATGCAAGCTCACTCTCCTGGATATTCACTCAGGACGAATTTACAGTGGAAGACACACACCCCCAGGTTCTTTCAATTACCTCAAGGCTGGGCAGTTGTTGGCGAGGATGACCAGTTTCGCTTTGCCTTGTCTGATCATTTTCAGAGTCTGTTTGTACCCCAGCACGTACTTTCCACTTTTCATAACCAGCTGGAGCCTAGAGTTGATCGACTCCAGTGACTTTTTCTACAAAGCAAACATTTAATACCAACTTGAAGGCCTTGTTTGTAACCACTCAAAACTGgatccagggactttcctggtagtccagtggttgtcTCCCCCGCTTCCAAGCAGGgagcacgggttccatccctagaaAGGGCACTAAGATCTCGCAAGCCTCGGCCAAAAAAAACCACAGTGGATCCAGTTTCCTGGAACCAGAGCCCCTTAATAAATCTCCGAAGTAGAGGGTTCCAAAGCACTGAGAAGGTCTCTCGGATTCTTTGTGGAAGCCTCCAAGGCCAGCGGGAACGCTGTCCGCCCAGAGAGCTCAAAACTGCCCGCCCCGGCCAAGACTCATCTCTCCACGTGAAATAGGCTTCCGGCCCTGGACTGCTTCACTCACCGTCTTCTTTGCGGCCACCATCTTCCTGCCTTAGATGCGGGACGCCCCCAACCTAGAACACAGAGGACAGGACAGGAAGTTTACGATCTGAAGTTCCAAACCGGCAACTCCCTGGGCACCGCGCGCTGCCAAAACCTCGGCCCGGAGGAGCCCACTCACCAAAAGCAGCCGCCAAGATGGCCGGGGAGCGAGAaaggaaagaattcccacaaTGCCAAGCTCTTCACGGCGGAGCGGTGCGCCGTCACGCCGAGACCGGAAGCGGAAGCAAATGTCCAGCGGAAGGGGCGGGACACGAAGAGGCGGGCTGGTGCTGGTTACTGTGGCTGGCTGCTCAGTGGTGTTCGGCTTTTTGCGACTGtagtccgtcaggctcctctggccatgggggttctccaagcaagaatactggcgtgggttgccatttccttctgtaggggatcttctgactcagAAGTCGAACCCAaatctgcattacaggcagattttttttttttttaaccgctGGAGCCACCAGGTTTTGCAGCCGAGTGGTCTGAAGTCTCCCCTGGCTGCTCTGAAGCGGAGCGCTGCGGAACTCAGGGAAGTGGAGCAGGACGGGAGTTAGAGAAGCCGACTGAGAGTGAAGGGGAAGGGGCACTGAGAAGAGGCGGCGTCTGGACCTCGGCCTCCGTGCCACAGAGCGCACCTCTGCCCGAAGCCCCGGTTCTTAGGAGACGCGGGGAGGACCCAGGTGCGCCTGAGCTCCTGGGACTACCCTCTGCCGCTTGCTCCCTTGAACTCACCTCTTCTGTAGCGTGTAAGACGAATTTTCGGAGACAGCGATAGAACAGGTCTAAGTAAAAGTCTTTTTTGTTGTAAACGTTcgatattgattaaaaaaaaaaaaaagtccagtgaCGAATCACTCAGAATATTAGGCACAGAAAGTCTCACCACCACACgtgcaagcaaaaaaaaaaaaaaaagtaaaaatcagacaaataagTAAGCTGTCATCATGTGTCAACTTTTAGGAGTCTGTCCTAAACAGGCAGTCACTCGTGCCCAAAGACATGAGAATAGGGCTGTTTGTTTCAGCATTAGTttaaatagcaaaacaaaaatggaaacatcAGATGTTCATTTTTCTTAACAAATATATGTGTTTGCATGTGCAGAAAAGTCatgtcttgggacttccctggtagtccagtggttaagaatccaccttgcagtgcaggggacactggttggatccctggttgggaaaactGGGATCCCtcctgccacagggcaactaagcccaggcaccacaactagagagcctgcacaGGGAAAGGAAGACACAGTCTAggacaacaaaataaataaaataatcttaaaaaaaaaaagaaaatccaagtcttgggaattccctggtggtccagtagttaggactctagGCTTCCACTGCTGGGACACGGGTTTCATTCCTAGTCAGAGGACTAAGTCCACATGCTgaatagccaaaaaaagaaaaattcaagtcTGGAAAGTTAATCATTGAAACATATCTTTGGATGAGAGATGAGCAGAGTAGGTGGTGAAAAAAGAACATGTAATTGTACTTTATATGTCTCAGCATTGTTTGAATTATTTAAACATTCATTGTTATGTAAAGagctcatttttaataaaatagtggTTGATTTAAATAAATCTTATGAAACTTCACTTATTTCTTAAAGCAGTAATTTTCAAAGTATGGCTTCCAGATCACCAGATTCAGAGTCGCTTTGATTCCCAGGTGTGTGAAGAAATCCTTGGATGTGGGGCCTGGAAATCTGAGCTTAATAAGCAACCTCTTTGATTGTTTctgtattatgtatttatttggctgcattgggtcttagttgtggcacgtggtaTCTTTCATTGGGGTGCCTGGACTCTAGCTGTGGCTCGgggttagttgccctgtggcatgtgggatctcagttcccctacCAGGAATCAAATGCGCATCCCCTCACTgcatggtggattcttaaccactgggccaccaaggaagtccctccatgGTTCTTAGAAATGCTGAAATTTGAGAAGTAAGAATGAAATAGCCTAGTTGGTTTTGAGGAGTGCATGCTTAGATAGAGGCTCTAATGATGCCTTACACTTTTATAGCGAGCTCTGTACTTTGAATGTTTTTAATATCTACATTTCCTCAAAGTAATCAGCATatttattacccccattttagaAAGTAGATGATTAAAACACTTGTGACTTTTCTGATGCTTTTCATTTGATCATACCAAGTTTCTGGTCCTTAATATATGTCCTAACaatactttttttgtgtgtaatgTCCTCACTATATTTTAAAGGAAGATCTTAGTTGCTTTCTCACAGGGATCTTACCATGGTTTTGTACTGGAAGCCAGGGATGTCTAAagcactcattcattcatacacTGATATATATGAATCATGACCACAAAATGTTTGAGAATTTTACCTACAGAATCCTAACTGATCTTGTTATATCTCTTTGGAGATAGGTTTAGGTTCTTGCTGCTTCTGTTTAATACCTGCAAGACTTGGGTCAAACTGTCTAacttctaagcttcagtttctttatcaaaAAGCTAGAATGATAATCTCTACCTCGTGGTATTGTGAGGATCACAGTAAACGTAACGGTGTATGAATTGCCTAGCAGAGGGCCATGTACAGTGGATGTTAGCTTTCTTCCTCAATCCCACTCCTGTCTCCCCAACCTCCCCACCACAACCACTCACACACACCCAAAGTCATTCACTGCATTGCGAAACCCAAACACTTGTGGAAGAAACACTTGCCATGCAAGAATGACAGTCAAATCCTTTGGCTTGTGAAGATTTCATAACTATTTCCACACTTGTATTTATTAGCGCTGGAGTCGGCCagctttttctgtaaagagccaaATAATTATAAAGATTTTAGACCCGGGCTGTATGGTCTCCGtggcaactactcaactctgctgatGCAGCACAAGAGCAGTTAGACACAGTATGTAAATggatgagcatggctgtgttccaataaatccTTCTTTACAAAGTCAGGATTTGGCCTGCACGCCATAGTTTGTTGACCCCTGTGTTGGAagattacttttatttaaaatagctacTTTAAGTCATCCCTTTTCTAAAGAGATAAATGTTGAAGTATTTTatggtgccccctgcagtggaagcccagagtcttaaccgctggaccaccagggaagtccctgcaactTTCAAATTGctgaataaatgtaaataaaatcctaaaataaatgTAGATAAATAGAtggagtaaaaaaataaataaataaaataaatagatggaGTAAATGCAgcaagtgaaaatcactcagtcgtgtctgactctttgcgaccccatggactatacagtctatggaattctccaggccagaatactggagtgggtagcctttcccttctccaggcgatcttcccaacccggggatcgaacccaggtctcctgcattgcaggcagattctttaccagctgagccacatgaaAGCCCAAATGCAGCAAAAAGTTAATAATTGTTGATTTAAAGTGAAAGATAAATGAGTATTCATTATACTATTCAACTTTTTGTGAGTTTGAAAATCTTCATACCAAGAAGTAAAAATACAGTGTACCTTTTACACTTACATCACATCTCATTTTGGAATAATGACATTTAAATATTCAGGGTTATCATTTCAGATTACTAtagagatgggcttcccaggtggctctagtggtaaagaacccgcctgccaatgcaggtagatgtatgagacgcgggttccatccctgggttgggaagatcccctggagaagcatgGTAATCCacaggacctggtgggctacagtccatagcgtcgcagagagtcagacacaactgaagcaacttagcacacatgcatgtgtttttattttttttaattgaaggataattgctttacagaattttgttgttttctgtcaaacctcaacatgaatcagccataggtatacatatatcccctcctttttgaacctcccttccatctcctgccccatcctgcCCCTGTAGGTTGAtaaagagcccctgtttgaggCTGAGCCATAcggcaaattcccgttggctatctattttacatatggtaatgcaagtTTCTCAGAGAAGAcaacggcatcccactccagtactcttgcctggaaaatccccgggacggaggagcctggtaggctgcagtccatggggtttcgaagagtcggacatgactgagcgacttcactttcacttttcactttcatacattggaaaaggaaatagcaacccactccagtgttcttgcctggagaatcccagggatgggggagcctggcgggctgccgtctatggggacacatagagtcagacacgactgaagcgacagcagcagcagcagtgcaagtttctatgttactcttttcatacacctcaccccttcctcccctctccccatgtccgtaagtctagTTTCTagttctgtttctccactgctgctctgtaaataaattcttcagtaccatttttctagattctgtatatatgcattagaatacaatatttatctttatctgaattaccactctgtataataggttctagtttcatccacctcattagaactgactcaaaggcttTCCTTTTGTggcttttatggctgaataatgttccattgtgtatat encodes:
- the RPL30 gene encoding 60S ribosomal protein L30, producing the protein MVAAKKTKKSLESINSRLQLVMKSGKYVLGYKQTLKMIRQGKAKLVILANNCPALRKSEIEYYAMLAKTGVHHYSGNNIELGTACGKYYRVCTLAIIDPGDSDIIRSMPEQTGEK